Proteins from a single region of Gammaproteobacteria bacterium:
- a CDS encoding oxidative damage protection protein, with translation MTRLVNCVKLKKEAEGLDRAPYPGELGKKVYENVSKEAWQQWIQMQTMLINEYRLVLVEAKSRKYLAEEMEKFLFTDNSEPPAAFTPPAP, from the coding sequence ATGACACGCTTAGTCAATTGCGTAAAACTCAAAAAAGAAGCCGAAGGGCTTGACCGTGCACCCTATCCAGGAGAGCTTGGTAAAAAAGTTTATGAGAACGTCTCAAAAGAAGCATGGCAACAGTGGATACAGATGCAAACCATGCTTATTAATGAATATAGACTGGTGCTTGTTGAAGCCAAATCACGTAAGTATCTAGCAGAAGAGATGGAGAAATTCCTCTTCACAGATAACAGCGAACCCCCCGCAGCATTCACACCACCTGCGCCATAA
- the mutY gene encoding A/G-specific adenine glycosylase: MRTHFFSQALLTWFDQHGRHHLPWQLNPTPYRVWVSEIMLQQTQVNTVIPYFQRFIDRFSDIPSLANATQDEVLHLWSGLGYYARGRNLHKAAQFIAHELDGTFPDKIEEVIKLPGIGRSTAGAILAQAYQQRQPILDGNVKRVLCRFDAIRGWPGTAFIEKKLWQLSDQYTPQTRPRAYTQAIMDLGATVCIRSSPHCPLCPIQKLCLTRQQNFQAELPTPRPRKKRPTKTAFALILKNKKNEIYLEQRPSTGIWGGLWSFPELSNDKTLSEKNAHYLETQHHAFSHYHLKLTPIIIQTDKRSHTTQDSSTAIWYNPAHSNKLGLAAPVKQLLNQLFYKENSP, encoded by the coding sequence ATGCGAACACATTTTTTTAGTCAAGCCCTGTTAACCTGGTTTGATCAGCATGGCCGACACCATTTACCATGGCAACTCAACCCAACACCCTATCGTGTATGGGTTTCAGAAATCATGCTACAACAAACCCAGGTCAACACAGTCATTCCATATTTTCAGCGGTTCATTGATCGTTTTTCAGATATACCCTCACTTGCCAATGCGACTCAAGATGAAGTTTTACACTTATGGAGCGGGCTCGGTTATTACGCCCGAGGACGTAACCTGCATAAAGCCGCACAATTTATAGCACATGAACTTGATGGTACGTTTCCTGACAAGATCGAAGAAGTCATCAAATTGCCAGGTATTGGCCGATCTACAGCAGGGGCTATTCTGGCCCAAGCATACCAGCAAAGACAACCTATTCTTGATGGTAATGTTAAACGTGTGCTATGCCGTTTTGATGCCATCCGAGGCTGGCCCGGCACGGCTTTTATTGAAAAAAAACTATGGCAGCTATCTGACCAGTACACACCACAAACACGTCCACGTGCATATACTCAAGCGATTATGGACTTAGGAGCCACTGTATGTATTCGCTCATCACCCCACTGCCCTCTTTGCCCCATACAAAAATTATGTTTAACCCGTCAGCAAAATTTTCAAGCCGAGCTTCCAACACCGCGCCCACGAAAAAAGCGCCCCACAAAAACTGCTTTTGCACTGATATTAAAAAATAAGAAAAATGAAATTTACTTGGAGCAGCGCCCATCCACAGGCATTTGGGGAGGTTTATGGAGCTTTCCTGAGCTCTCTAATGATAAAACCCTTTCAGAAAAAAATGCACACTATTTAGAAACGCAGCACCATGCCTTTAGCCATTACCACCTTAAACTGACACCAATTATCATCCAGACAGACAAACGATCACACACAACTCAAGACTCATCTACAGCAATTTGGTACAATCCCGCCCACTCAAACAAACTTGGTCTGGCCGCTCCGGTCAAACAGTTGTTAAATCAATTATTTTATAAGGAAAACAGTCCATGA